A region from the Triticum aestivum cultivar Chinese Spring chromosome 3D, IWGSC CS RefSeq v2.1, whole genome shotgun sequence genome encodes:
- the LOC123079304 gene encoding peroxidase 2, whose translation MATKLAALIVLAAFLAGPAASEAASICFNGWLKLPTYNPVLCRPRPDVQTRQRRPAPSGSGLTSGYYNTRCPSAEKIVTDAVKKAVDANPGIGAGLIRLFFHDCFVRGCDGSVLLNTTNSKNSDTEREGPPNQNSLRGFEVVDEAKAAIEAACPDTVSCADIVAYAARDASYFLSDRKINIQMPGGRYDGRESFSNETDQLPGPFSNLTALQGSFAAKGLTSDEMVTLSGAHTIGRARCLFFSSRFSEMDSALAAKLRAQCGNDNNNVNQDDVTPDVLDKQYYQNVVDKKVLFTSDAVLNSTETITQVTENANMAGAWERKFEKAMETMGKIGVKTIGNQQGAEIRKVCWRVNS comes from the exons ATGGCGACTAAGCTCGCAGCGCTCATCGTCTTGGCCGCGTTCCTCGCCGGGCCGGCGGCGTCCGAGGCCGCCAGCATTTGCTTCAACGGCTGGCTGAAGCTACCCACCTACAACccggtgctctgtcgccccaggcCGGACGTTCAGACGCGGCAGAGGAGACCTGCTCCCTCGGGGTCAGGGCTCACCTCCGGCTATTACAACACCAGGTGTCCCAGCGCAGAGAAGATCGTCACGGATGCCGTGAAGAAGGCCGTGGATGCGAATCCTGGCATTGGTGCCGGGCTCATCCGCCTCTTCTTTCACGACTGCTTCGTTCGG GGTTGCGATGGTTCCGTCCTTCTCAACACGACCAACTCCAAGAACAGCGACACGGAGAGGGAAGGCCCTCCCAACCAGAACAGCCTCCGAGGGTTCGAGGTGGTTGACGAGGCCAAGGCGGCGATCGAGGCCGCCTGCCCCGACACAGTCTCATGTGCCGACATCGTCGCCTACGCCGCCCGTGACGCGTCCTACTTTCTCAGCGACCGCAAGATCAACATCCAGATGCCGGGCGGTCGCTACGACGGCCGCGAGTCCTTCTCCAACGAGACCGACCAGCTGCCCGGGCCCTTCTCCAACCTCACGGCGCTCCAGGGGAGTTTCGCGGCCAAGGGACTCACCTCCGACGAGATGGTCACGCTCTCCGGCGCGCACACCATCGGCCGCGCCCGCTGCTTGTTCTTCTCCAGCCGCTTCTCTGAGATGGACTCGGCATTAGCCGCCAAGCTCAGGGCCCAGTGcggcaacgacaacaacaacgtgAACCAAGACGATGTGACCCCCGACGTTCTGGATAAACAATACTACCAGAACGTGGTCGACAAGAAAGTGTTGTTCACCTCGGACGCCGTGCTCAACTCGACGGAAACAATAACGCAGGTGACAGAAAACGCGAACATGGCCGGGGCGTGGGAGAGGAAGTTCGAGAAAGCCATGGAGACTATGGGGAAAATCGGGGTCAAGACCATAGGCAACCAGCAAGGCGCAGAGATCAGGAAGGTATGCTGGAGAGTCAACAGCTAA